One window of the Ideonella sp. WA131b genome contains the following:
- the recB gene encoding exodeoxyribonuclease V subunit beta, with translation MTDRLDLLTLPLAGSHVIEASAGTGKTWTLAALVLRLVLGDGRARPLHPREILVMSFTQAATRELVERIRERLAKATAAFRQGAGAGHDADAVLKALVAARPAAAEREAALRLLLRAADAMDEAAVHTIDAWCQRVLREHAFDSGSRFDEELVADESELRRQALRDWWRSEVYPLQGEALAAVLAQWPDVDALEHALVPLLKVGDVRVAGSAEAIGDLARRKAEELRALKQGWGQRCDTLRAWFAPRTVSGRSHFDGAVIRSNWVDGWIDKIEAWALDPNAEELDLKTGNERLLPETVQAAFKPGKACELPVELSDYAALRRAVDERDPTRSALMQQAHAQIAARLQAQKQRASLAGFADLQRRLSDALDPGLRGEAAGRLRAQVLSRYPVALIDECQDSSPVQMALFGRLWGFGHDDPARTLLLIGDPKQSIYRFRGADIHGFLRAREAAGTRVHGLGTNFRSTPELVATVNAVFEQAEATRRPAGAFRFGADAHGRPRLPFERVDAMGRADSLLVAGAPVTALTVALDRAVNGVAQARERLAEACAEQIVAWLDDPAARFIDPKDRETPERRLRPRDIAVLVRGKAEADAVRAALARRAVRSVYLSEKDSVFAEPEAADLLRLLRAVAEPSDGRAVRAALASGWVGLLLAELCALADDDARFEQAVEQVLALRGVWRQQGVLAALRQALHTLVSPGRWAQPGGERALTNTLHLAELLQAAAEQQPGEAALLRWLADEIATATDGEGAPDEQLLRLESDADLVPIVTVHKSKGLEYRLVCVPFASLVSRHRAPAFAVLPADEATAGDGRRAVVFAPDEATRAADEAEQAREALRLLYVALTRARHGLWLGVAAACVGNAKAHAWHRSPLGWLVSGEDVLDDTAVVAAIELWAGRLPHTRLVPLWTGADEGRPAPAKPWADPQPVRALRPPRTLPAQPAAGWAVGSYSGFVRGLADAAPARGWRDDEAPGLTATDVLPGTPATPARAAPWHRFPRGTGPGQLLHEQLEWLAGERFALARESALAAALRTRLARRAPEVNADDVVDWLAKVCDTPVPALGAALSGLSRTWPELEFWLPTEGLDAARVDAMCREHILPGHERPALPPRRLRGLLMGFADLVFEAPDGRFGVLDHKSNALGDDDAAYTPEALAEAVLHHRYDVQGALYLVALHRLLRQRLGGRYQPARQLHGATFLFLRGVAAAGAGAWHLAPPRALIEGLDAMFSGAKGLSA, from the coding sequence ATGACTGATCGGCTCGACCTGCTGACGCTGCCCCTGGCCGGCAGCCACGTGATCGAGGCCAGCGCCGGCACCGGCAAGACCTGGACGCTGGCCGCCCTGGTGCTGCGCCTGGTGCTCGGCGATGGCCGTGCGCGGCCGCTGCACCCGCGCGAGATCCTCGTGATGAGCTTCACGCAGGCCGCCACGCGCGAGCTGGTGGAGCGCATCCGCGAGCGGCTGGCGAAGGCCACCGCGGCCTTCCGCCAGGGCGCGGGCGCCGGGCACGATGCCGATGCCGTGCTGAAGGCGCTCGTCGCCGCCCGCCCCGCCGCCGCCGAGCGCGAGGCCGCCTTGCGGCTGCTGCTGCGCGCCGCCGACGCCATGGACGAGGCGGCCGTGCACACCATCGACGCCTGGTGCCAGCGCGTGCTGCGCGAACACGCCTTCGACAGTGGCAGCCGCTTCGACGAGGAGCTCGTGGCCGACGAATCCGAGCTGCGCCGCCAGGCGCTGCGCGACTGGTGGCGCAGCGAGGTCTACCCGCTGCAGGGCGAGGCGCTGGCCGCCGTGCTGGCGCAGTGGCCGGACGTGGATGCGCTGGAGCACGCGCTGGTGCCGCTGCTGAAGGTGGGTGATGTGCGCGTGGCCGGCAGCGCCGAAGCCATCGGCGACCTGGCCCGGCGCAAGGCCGAAGAGCTGCGGGCTCTGAAGCAGGGTTGGGGCCAGCGCTGCGACACCCTGAGGGCGTGGTTTGCTCCCCGCACGGTTTCGGGCCGCTCCCACTTCGACGGCGCTGTGATCCGCTCGAATTGGGTCGATGGCTGGATCGACAAGATCGAGGCCTGGGCCCTGGACCCGAATGCCGAGGAGCTCGACCTCAAGACCGGCAACGAGCGCCTCTTGCCCGAGACGGTGCAGGCTGCATTCAAGCCCGGCAAGGCCTGTGAGCTGCCGGTCGAATTGAGCGACTACGCCGCCTTGCGCCGGGCCGTCGATGAGCGTGATCCCACGCGCAGCGCGCTGATGCAGCAGGCCCACGCCCAGATCGCCGCGCGCCTGCAGGCCCAGAAGCAGCGCGCCTCGCTCGCCGGCTTCGCCGACCTGCAGCGCCGTCTGTCCGACGCGCTCGACCCCGGCTTGCGCGGCGAGGCTGCCGGGCGCCTGCGCGCGCAGGTGCTGTCCCGCTACCCCGTGGCGCTGATCGACGAGTGCCAGGACAGCTCACCCGTGCAGATGGCCCTGTTCGGGCGGCTGTGGGGCTTCGGCCACGACGACCCTGCACGCACGCTGCTGCTGATCGGCGACCCCAAGCAGTCGATCTACCGCTTCCGCGGTGCCGACATCCACGGCTTCCTGCGCGCCCGCGAGGCGGCGGGCACGCGCGTGCATGGGCTCGGCACGAACTTCCGCTCCACACCCGAACTCGTGGCGACCGTGAACGCCGTGTTCGAGCAGGCCGAGGCCACACGCCGGCCCGCGGGCGCTTTCCGCTTCGGCGCCGACGCACACGGCCGCCCGCGGCTGCCCTTCGAGCGCGTGGACGCGATGGGCCGCGCCGACAGCCTGCTCGTGGCCGGCGCGCCCGTGACGGCGCTCACCGTGGCGCTCGACCGCGCTGTGAACGGCGTCGCCCAAGCCCGCGAGCGCCTGGCGGAGGCTTGTGCCGAGCAGATCGTGGCCTGGCTGGACGACCCCGCCGCGCGCTTCATCGACCCCAAGGACCGCGAGACGCCCGAACGCCGCCTGCGCCCGCGCGACATTGCCGTGCTGGTGCGGGGCAAGGCCGAGGCCGATGCCGTGCGCGCCGCGCTGGCCCGGCGGGCCGTGCGCTCGGTCTACCTCTCCGAGAAGGACTCGGTGTTCGCCGAACCCGAGGCCGCCGATCTGCTGCGCCTGCTGCGCGCCGTGGCCGAGCCCTCTGACGGCCGTGCCGTTCGCGCCGCCCTGGCCAGTGGCTGGGTAGGCCTGCTGCTGGCCGAGTTGTGCGCGCTGGCCGACGACGACGCGCGCTTCGAGCAGGCCGTGGAGCAGGTGCTCGCACTGCGCGGCGTGTGGCGCCAGCAGGGCGTGCTGGCGGCGCTGCGCCAGGCGCTGCACACGCTGGTGTCGCCCGGCCGCTGGGCGCAGCCCGGCGGCGAACGCGCGCTCACCAACACGCTGCACCTGGCCGAGCTGCTGCAGGCCGCCGCCGAGCAGCAGCCCGGCGAGGCGGCGCTGCTGCGCTGGCTGGCCGACGAGATCGCCACCGCCACCGACGGCGAGGGCGCGCCCGACGAGCAGCTGCTGCGCCTGGAGAGCGACGCCGACCTCGTGCCCATCGTCACCGTGCACAAGAGCAAGGGGCTCGAGTACCGGCTGGTGTGCGTGCCGTTCGCGTCGCTCGTGTCGCGCCACCGCGCGCCGGCCTTCGCGGTGCTGCCAGCCGACGAGGCCACGGCGGGCGACGGCCGCCGCGCCGTCGTCTTCGCGCCCGACGAGGCCACGCGCGCCGCCGACGAGGCCGAGCAGGCGCGCGAAGCCCTGCGCCTGCTGTACGTGGCGCTCACCCGGGCGCGCCACGGCCTGTGGCTGGGCGTGGCGGCGGCGTGCGTGGGCAACGCCAAGGCCCATGCGTGGCACCGCAGCCCGCTGGGCTGGCTGGTCAGCGGCGAGGATGTCCTCGACGACACCGCCGTTGTCGCCGCCATCGAGCTGTGGGCCGGCCGCCTGCCGCACACCCGCCTCGTGCCACTGTGGACCGGCGCCGACGAGGGCCGGCCCGCGCCGGCAAAGCCCTGGGCCGACCCGCAGCCGGTGCGGGCGCTGCGCCCGCCTCGAACCCTGCCCGCACAGCCGGCCGCGGGCTGGGCCGTCGGCAGCTACTCGGGCTTCGTGCGCGGCCTGGCCGACGCCGCCCCGGCGCGGGGCTGGCGCGACGACGAGGCGCCGGGCCTGACCGCCACCGACGTCCTTCCAGGCACGCCGGCCACGCCGGCCCGCGCCGCGCCCTGGCACCGCTTCCCGCGTGGCACCGGCCCAGGCCAGCTTCTGCACGAGCAGCTCGAATGGCTGGCCGGCGAGCGCTTCGCGCTGGCGCGCGAGTCCGCGCTGGCCGCGGCGCTGCGCACGCGCCTGGCGCGCCGCGCGCCCGAGGTGAACGCCGACGACGTGGTCGACTGGCTGGCAAAAGTCTGCGACACGCCCGTGCCCGCACTGGGCGCGGCGCTGTCGGGCCTGTCGCGCACCTGGCCCGAGCTGGAGTTCTGGCTGCCCACCGAGGGCCTGGACGCGGCCCGTGTGGACGCGATGTGCCGCGAGCACATCCTGCCGGGCCACGAGCGCCCCGCGCTGCCGCCACGACGCCTGCGCGGCCTGCTGATGGGCTTTGCCGACCTGGTGTTCGAGGCACCGGACGGCCGCTTCGGCGTGCTCGACCACAAGAGCAACGCCCTGGGCGACGACGACGCGGCCTACACGCCCGAGGCCCTGGCCGAGGCCGTGCTGCACCACCGCTACGACGTGCAGGGGGCGCTGTACCTGGTGGCGCTGCACCGGCTCCTGCGCCAGCGGCTGGGCGGGCGCTACCAGCCGGCGCGGCAGCTGCACGGCGCCACCTTCCTGTTCCTGCGCGGCGTGGCGGCAGCGGGCGCGGGCGCCTGGCACCTGGCCCCGCCGCGGGCGCTGATCGAAGGGCTGGACGCGATGTTCAGTGGTGCCAAGGGGTTGTCCGCATGA
- a CDS encoding SDR family oxidoreductase, which translates to MGPALCEALAGQGAQVLASTEPLAEPGAAEAAVRGAGPIDVLVANLAIRAPSTPVAEVRDAEWREVFAALVDPLPRLAAAVVPGFVQQGRGRILVVGSASALRGIRRASTYSAARGAQLAWVQAAGVELAPRGIRVNAIAQNFVDNPTYFPPAVQADPRFQERLSREVPLGRLVSAHEDAQFAAYLCSPAADCFVGQVFPVCGGWVAR; encoded by the coding sequence ATGGGCCCGGCGCTGTGCGAGGCGCTGGCCGGGCAGGGCGCTCAGGTGCTCGCGAGCACCGAGCCGCTGGCAGAGCCCGGCGCGGCAGAGGCCGCGGTGCGTGGGGCCGGGCCGATCGACGTGCTGGTGGCCAACCTCGCGATCCGCGCGCCCTCCACACCGGTGGCCGAGGTGCGCGATGCCGAGTGGCGCGAGGTCTTCGCCGCGCTGGTGGACCCGCTGCCGCGCCTGGCCGCCGCGGTCGTGCCGGGCTTCGTGCAGCAGGGCCGCGGCCGCATCCTCGTCGTCGGCAGCGCCTCGGCGCTGCGTGGCATCAGGCGCGCCTCCACCTACAGTGCGGCGCGCGGCGCGCAACTGGCCTGGGTGCAGGCGGCGGGCGTCGAACTCGCGCCGCGCGGCATCCGCGTCAACGCCATCGCGCAGAACTTCGTCGACAACCCGACCTACTTCCCGCCCGCCGTGCAGGCCGACCCGCGCTTCCAGGAGCGGCTGTCGCGCGAGGTGCCGCTGGGCCGGCTGGTCTCCGCGCACGAGGACGCGCAGTTCGCCGCCTACCTGTGCAGCCCGGCGGCCGACTGCTTCGTCGGGCAGGTGTTCCCGGTCTGCGGCGGCTGGGTCGCCCGCTGA
- the recD gene encoding exodeoxyribonuclease V subunit alpha: MKPELRTTTPPLADALAGLLARLDATAPASLRAATRLLVALELRGHTRLPLEGGARAALAEAGLEAQPWARELPADATAAQRAWAVCSLVAVEPGGDTAAPLVLQHGALALRRHWQDERRAAVLLRERLLAPPVAGDRAALAPLLDALFPPRPGTTPADDAQRRAAAVAVQGRVAVINGGPGTGKTWTAARVLVLLQALHGAEPLRLALAAPTGKAAARLRQSIEAALQPGAVPVPAAIAQARVIVAAALAAQPARTLHATLGGRPGTRRFAHAAGNPLPVDLLLVDEASMVHGEMLAAMLEALPARARLVLLGDRDQLASVEAGAVMAELCAAGSPLAPQTVTLTAGHRFDGPIAELAAATNHGNAAAARALFDAGHEALRLLPLPTSARTSAATATPLLALAAGEQGHGPFVALQRQRPAGDAGFEAWAAALLRALDGFRLLAALREGPLGVATLNARLTDALGFRPGADGWFEGRPVMVTRNEPQLGVFNGDVGVALGPPGGGALRVWFLDGATLRSVAASRLAAVETAWAMTVHKSQGSEFGHVALVLPGEDSPVLTRELVYTGITRARRRLTLAGPQPALLAQALARCTRRFSGLGDALRRL, translated from the coding sequence ATGAAACCCGAGCTGCGCACCACCACGCCGCCGCTGGCCGATGCCCTGGCCGGGCTGCTGGCGCGTCTGGACGCCACGGCGCCGGCCAGCCTGCGGGCGGCCACGCGGTTGCTGGTGGCGCTGGAGCTGCGCGGCCACACGCGCCTGCCGCTGGAAGGCGGCGCCCGAGCCGCGCTGGCCGAGGCCGGGCTGGAGGCGCAGCCCTGGGCGCGCGAGCTGCCCGCCGACGCCACCGCGGCGCAGCGCGCCTGGGCCGTGTGCTCGCTCGTGGCCGTGGAGCCTGGCGGCGACACCGCGGCCCCGCTGGTGCTGCAGCACGGCGCACTGGCGTTGCGGCGCCACTGGCAAGACGAGCGGCGCGCCGCGGTGCTGCTGCGCGAGCGCCTGCTCGCGCCACCCGTCGCAGGCGACCGGGCCGCGCTGGCCCCGCTGCTCGACGCCCTGTTCCCGCCGCGCCCCGGCACCACCCCGGCCGACGATGCCCAGCGCCGTGCGGCGGCCGTGGCCGTGCAGGGCCGCGTCGCCGTCATCAACGGCGGCCCCGGCACCGGCAAGACCTGGACCGCCGCGCGCGTGCTGGTGCTGTTGCAGGCGCTGCACGGCGCCGAGCCGCTGCGCCTGGCGCTGGCCGCGCCCACGGGCAAGGCCGCGGCGCGTCTGCGTCAGTCGATCGAGGCCGCGCTGCAGCCCGGTGCCGTGCCCGTGCCCGCGGCCATCGCCCAGGCCCGCGTCATCGTGGCCGCGGCGCTGGCCGCACAGCCCGCACGCACGCTGCACGCCACGCTGGGCGGCCGGCCCGGAACACGGCGCTTTGCCCACGCGGCCGGCAACCCGCTGCCGGTGGACCTGCTGCTCGTCGACGAGGCCTCCATGGTGCACGGCGAGATGCTCGCGGCCATGCTGGAGGCGCTGCCTGCCCGCGCGCGCCTGGTGCTGCTGGGCGACCGCGACCAACTGGCCTCGGTGGAGGCCGGCGCCGTGATGGCCGAGCTGTGCGCGGCCGGTTCGCCGCTGGCGCCGCAGACCGTGACGCTGACCGCCGGCCACCGCTTCGACGGGCCGATCGCCGAGCTCGCGGCCGCCACCAACCACGGCAACGCGGCCGCGGCCCGCGCGCTGTTCGACGCCGGCCACGAGGCCCTGCGCCTGCTGCCGCTGCCCACGTCGGCGCGCACGTCGGCGGCCACCGCCACGCCGCTGCTGGCGCTGGCTGCGGGTGAGCAGGGCCACGGCCCCTTCGTGGCGCTGCAGCGCCAGCGCCCGGCCGGCGACGCCGGCTTCGAGGCCTGGGCGGCGGCCCTGCTGCGCGCGCTCGACGGCTTCCGCCTGCTGGCGGCGTTGCGCGAAGGCCCGCTGGGCGTCGCCACACTCAACGCGCGCCTCACCGACGCGCTGGGTTTCCGCCCCGGCGCCGACGGCTGGTTCGAGGGCCGGCCGGTGATGGTGACGCGCAACGAGCCGCAGCTCGGCGTGTTCAACGGCGACGTCGGCGTGGCGCTCGGCCCGCCGGGCGGCGGCGCGCTGCGCGTGTGGTTCCTCGACGGCGCCACGCTGCGCTCGGTGGCCGCGTCGCGGCTGGCCGCGGTGGAGACGGCCTGGGCGATGACGGTGCACAAGAGCCAGGGCTCGGAGTTCGGCCACGTGGCCCTGGTGCTGCCGGGCGAGGACAGCCCGGTGCTGACGCGCGAACTGGTCTACACCGGCATCACGCGCGCGCGCCGCCGGCTCACGCTGGCCGGCCCGCAGCCGGCCTTGCTGGCGCAGGCGCTGGCGCGGTGCACGCGGCGCTTCAGTGGGCTGGGCGACGCGCTGCGCAGGCTCTAG
- the recC gene encoding exodeoxyribonuclease V subunit gamma, translating to MLARSPFSPGFVVLHGNRIEDLATVALDWLARHPLGPLDEETLLVPSSGMAEWLKAAMAEQLGVAAGFRIELPAQFTWRAWRAVLGAAAVPAASPLDKGPLTWWLMRRLPELAAHAEFAPLAGFLAVDPSPLRRLELARRLADLFDQYQVYRPDWLDDWAAGRDRLRRRAGETGAEPLPGGQAWQPALWRALVAELGERAEAGEPVAAPRPLLHRRFIAALKARGAGHPPPGLPPRLLLFGTTHLPHTTLEALGELSRHIPVLLAVPDPSSHPWALEASDDPAGHPLLQAWGRQGRDFLRQLAVWDSGRERAEQLGLARTDLFDEAPARSALDQVQARMRDLTPPPPPNEPLPWPNGDRSLVFHQAHGPLREVELLHDQLLDAFARREFEPRDVVVMVPDIERFAPAIAAVFGRFAPGQPRHIPWGLADRRERGRHPLLRSLEALLQVRERRFTHSELHDWLATPAVATRWGLADADVEQLGTWMAGAGVRWGLHEAQRAALGLQAAGAVGTWRFALDRLLLGYATGALPPGAEPPGGEPGLDPWPEVAGVDAALLGTLADALARLDAWWAEAESPRPPAAWLPELRALLTAMFSASDDREKSLLALLDEALQAWVATCEAAGFAEPVGLDLVREAWLAGVDEAGGGRFRAGGVTFCTLLPLRAIPFRCVCLLGMNDGEYPRPGSRSDFDLMADTELARPGDRSRRDDDRQLMLDALLAARDRLHISWSAHRARDNQAQPPSVLVQQLRDHVVALWGEDALKAMTVAHPLQPFSRLYLEVSGPERLFTYADEWRGLHADPAPVRVSDTTRGDSEAPEPPAVLPLQRLVEFVRSPVQAFFRQRLRADLRLQDDTLEDDEPFAAGGLQGWQWRDEILRAHPGDPRAAAAQLSRTVARLRREGRLPWGGPGEAAAEALAAEMAPVLAAWAAWCSDHSEPTDAAERAATGVVLALPESAHTLRIEAGPLPWRRDAKGQPQLLRVSASRVCSGKPKPTPKSKGESKSDPKPRADKLVAPWLEQLALGASGRPCGLWVLGTDRIVRAGPVPEAEARERLAALAAGWLEGTGEHGPWPTALATGLAKLAGRDARAAYESGHQRRGDDQDPHLARLFPRFDDLAAAPRFEAVTATLYGPFAAWLGTLRIDPLPDAVVADDDDEAADD from the coding sequence ATGCTGGCCCGGAGCCCCTTCAGCCCCGGCTTCGTCGTCCTGCACGGCAACCGCATCGAAGACCTGGCCACGGTGGCGCTGGACTGGCTGGCCCGCCACCCGCTGGGCCCGCTGGACGAAGAGACCCTGCTCGTGCCCAGCTCGGGCATGGCCGAGTGGCTCAAGGCCGCGATGGCCGAGCAGCTGGGCGTGGCTGCCGGGTTCCGCATCGAGCTGCCGGCGCAGTTCACCTGGCGCGCCTGGCGCGCCGTGCTGGGTGCGGCGGCGGTGCCGGCAGCCTCGCCGCTGGACAAGGGCCCGCTCACCTGGTGGCTGATGCGGCGGCTGCCCGAGCTGGCGGCGCACGCCGAGTTCGCGCCGCTGGCGGGTTTCTTGGCCGTGGACCCGTCGCCGCTGCGGCGGCTGGAGCTGGCGCGGCGCCTGGCCGACCTGTTCGACCAGTACCAGGTCTACCGCCCCGACTGGCTGGACGACTGGGCCGCTGGCCGCGACCGGCTGCGCCGCCGGGCCGGCGAGACCGGCGCCGAGCCGCTGCCAGGGGGCCAGGCCTGGCAGCCCGCCTTGTGGCGGGCGCTGGTGGCTGAACTCGGCGAGCGGGCCGAGGCCGGCGAGCCCGTGGCCGCGCCGCGCCCCTTGCTGCACCGGCGATTCATTGCCGCGCTCAAGGCCCGGGGCGCAGGCCACCCGCCGCCCGGCCTGCCGCCGCGGCTTCTGCTTTTCGGCACCACGCACCTGCCGCACACCACGCTCGAGGCGCTGGGCGAGCTCTCGCGCCACATCCCCGTGCTGCTGGCCGTGCCCGACCCCAGCAGCCACCCCTGGGCGCTGGAGGCGAGCGACGACCCCGCGGGCCACCCGCTGCTGCAGGCCTGGGGCCGCCAGGGCCGCGACTTCCTGCGCCAGCTCGCGGTGTGGGACAGCGGCCGCGAGCGCGCCGAACAGCTGGGCCTGGCGCGCACCGACCTGTTTGACGAAGCCCCGGCGCGCTCGGCGCTGGATCAGGTGCAGGCGCGGATGCGCGACCTGACCCCGCCGCCACCCCCCAACGAACCGCTGCCGTGGCCGAACGGCGACCGCAGCCTCGTCTTCCACCAGGCCCACGGCCCGCTGCGCGAAGTGGAGCTGCTGCACGACCAGCTGCTCGACGCCTTCGCCCGGCGCGAGTTCGAGCCGCGCGACGTGGTGGTGATGGTTCCCGACATCGAGCGCTTCGCGCCGGCCATCGCCGCCGTGTTCGGCCGTTTCGCGCCGGGTCAGCCCCGCCACATCCCCTGGGGCCTGGCCGACCGCCGCGAGCGGGGCCGCCACCCGCTGCTGCGCTCGCTGGAGGCGCTGCTGCAGGTGCGCGAGCGCCGCTTCACGCACAGCGAGCTGCACGACTGGCTGGCCACGCCGGCCGTGGCGACGCGCTGGGGCTTGGCCGACGCCGACGTGGAGCAGCTCGGCACCTGGATGGCCGGTGCCGGCGTGCGCTGGGGCCTGCACGAGGCGCAGCGGGCCGCGCTGGGCCTGCAGGCCGCGGGCGCCGTGGGCACCTGGCGCTTCGCGCTCGACCGCCTGCTGCTGGGCTACGCCACCGGCGCGCTGCCCCCCGGGGCCGAGCCACCGGGCGGCGAACCGGGCCTCGACCCCTGGCCCGAGGTCGCCGGTGTCGACGCCGCGCTGCTCGGCACCCTGGCCGACGCGCTGGCGCGGCTGGACGCCTGGTGGGCCGAGGCCGAATCGCCGCGTCCGCCCGCGGCCTGGCTGCCCGAGCTTCGCGCGCTGCTGACGGCCATGTTCAGCGCCAGTGACGACCGCGAGAAGAGCCTGCTGGCGCTGCTCGACGAGGCCCTGCAGGCCTGGGTGGCCACCTGCGAGGCCGCGGGCTTTGCCGAGCCCGTGGGCCTCGATCTCGTGCGCGAGGCCTGGCTCGCGGGCGTGGACGAGGCCGGCGGCGGCCGCTTCCGTGCCGGCGGCGTTACCTTCTGCACGTTGCTGCCGCTGCGCGCCATTCCCTTCCGCTGTGTCTGCCTGCTGGGCATGAACGACGGCGAGTACCCGCGCCCGGGCTCGCGCAGCGACTTCGACCTCATGGCCGACACCGAGCTGGCTCGCCCCGGCGACCGCTCGCGCCGCGACGACGACCGGCAGCTGATGCTCGACGCGCTGCTGGCGGCGCGCGACCGCCTGCACATCAGCTGGAGCGCCCACCGCGCGCGCGACAACCAGGCGCAGCCGCCCTCGGTGCTGGTGCAGCAGCTGCGTGACCACGTCGTGGCGCTGTGGGGCGAGGATGCGCTCAAGGCCATGACCGTGGCGCATCCGCTGCAGCCCTTCAGCCGCCTGTACCTCGAGGTTTCGGGACCCGAGCGGCTCTTTACCTACGCCGACGAGTGGCGCGGTCTGCACGCGGATCCGGCGCCCGTGCGGGTGTCTGACACAACGCGTGGAGACAGCGAAGCGCCGGAGCCCCCGGCGGTGCTGCCGCTGCAGCGGCTGGTCGAGTTTGTGCGCAGCCCTGTGCAGGCCTTCTTCCGCCAGCGTCTGCGCGCCGACCTGCGCCTGCAGGACGACACGCTCGAGGACGACGAGCCCTTCGCCGCCGGCGGCCTGCAGGGCTGGCAGTGGCGCGACGAGATCCTGCGTGCGCACCCGGGTGACCCCAGGGCCGCCGCGGCGCAGCTTTCGCGCACCGTGGCGCGGCTGCGGCGCGAGGGCCGCCTGCCCTGGGGCGGGCCCGGTGAGGCCGCGGCCGAGGCGCTGGCCGCCGAGATGGCGCCGGTGCTGGCCGCCTGGGCGGCTTGGTGCTCGGACCACAGCGAGCCGACGGATGCCGCCGAGCGGGCCGCCACGGGTGTGGTGTTGGCGCTGCCGGAATCGGCGCACACGCTGCGCATCGAAGCCGGCCCGTTGCCCTGGCGCCGGGATGCCAAGGGCCAGCCGCAGCTGCTGCGCGTGAGTGCCAGCCGCGTGTGCAGCGGCAAGCCCAAGCCAACGCCCAAGTCCAAGGGCGAATCCAAGTCCGATCCCAAGCCCCGGGCCGACAAGCTGGTGGCGCCCTGGCTCGAGCAACTGGCCCTGGGCGCGAGCGGCCGGCCCTGCGGGCTGTGGGTGCTGGGCACCGACCGCATCGTGCGCGCGGGGCCCGTGCCTGAAGCCGAGGCGCGCGAGAGACTCGCCGCGCTGGCCGCGGGCTGGCTGGAGGGCACCGGCGAACACGGCCCCTGGCCCACGGCGCTGGCCACCGGCCTGGCGAAGTTGGCCGGGCGCGACGCACGCGCGGCTTACGAGAGCGGCCACCAGCGCCGCGGCGACGACCAGGACCCGCACCTCGCACGCCTGTTCCCGCGCTTCGACGATCTGGCGGCCGCCCCTCGCTTCGAGGCCGTCACCGCCACGCTGTACGGCCCGTTCGCCGCGTGGCTGGGCACGCTGCGGATCGACCCGCTGCCCGACGCGGTGGTGGCCGACGATGACGACGAGGCCGCCGATGACTGA
- a CDS encoding RidA family protein → MTHRRLISSGSPFEAQIGYSRAVVQGDWVFVSGTTGFDYRTMQISPDVAEQARQCLAHIAAALHEAGASTADVVRVHYILPEPADFEACWPVLREVFGEVRPAATMMGAKLLDPRMRIEIEVTALRRHGEGPR, encoded by the coding sequence ATGACGCATCGCCGCCTCATCAGCTCCGGCTCGCCCTTCGAGGCGCAGATCGGCTACTCGCGCGCCGTGGTGCAGGGCGACTGGGTCTTCGTCTCGGGCACCACGGGCTTCGACTACCGCACGATGCAGATCTCGCCCGACGTGGCCGAACAGGCGCGCCAGTGCCTGGCCCACATCGCGGCGGCGCTGCACGAGGCCGGCGCCTCCACGGCCGACGTCGTGCGCGTGCACTACATCCTGCCCGAGCCGGCCGACTTCGAGGCCTGCTGGCCCGTGCTGCGCGAGGTGTTCGGCGAGGTGCGCCCGGCGGCCACGATGATGGGCGCGAAGCTGCTCGACCCGCGCATGCGCATCGAGATCGAGGTCACGGCACTGCGGCGGCACGGGGAGGGGCCGCGGTGA